The segment ATGAAGTCCAGCACCTCGGTTTTGGAAAGGGTGCGCGCGCCGGATGCGGAGAGCTCTGCGGCGGATTTGCCGCCGGTGTTCATGGACGCGCCGCGGCCTCCGGCCTGGGCCGCTGTCGGCACAAGGAGCGTCAGGGCCAGAACGGCCGGGATCAGTCGGCGTATGCCGCGGGCGAAGGTCATGATGGGGCTCCTTTGCTTGTGGGGGTGGTGCGCGGCCATTTGCCTTCAGAGCAGGAAGTGGCCGTCCTCGTAGATTGCGCGCGTTCCGCCGCCGGAAAGCTTGGCGGTGACGCGTTTTTGCTCGGTGTTCACCAGGTCCCAGTGCAGGGCCGAGGCGTTGAAGCCCAGCTCTTCCTGGCGTTCGGCCGAAAGCTCTTGCGGCGGGCCGGAGAAGCTGGCCGCGCTGGCCCCGCCAAGGGCGATGTGGCAGTTGCCGTGCTCTCCGCCGAGGTTTTCGTCCAGCAGGGTGTGGGCCATGAAGCGCTCCACCCGCGAGATGCGCCGGTCGGTGAGCGAGAACTCGCCCACGCGCCTGGCTCCGCCATCCGAGGCCAGGCGGCCGGAAAGGAAGGTTTCGCCGCGCTCGGCCTGCACGGAAACGGCCACGCCTCCGTGGAACTCGAGCCTGACCCCCGACACCAGCCTGCCCCAGCGGATGGATGGCTGGTCGGCGCAGTACACGCCCTCCACCGTGCGCCAGTCCGGCGCGAGATAGAGTTCGAAGCCGGGCACGTTGCGGCCGGTGAACCCCACGAAGCGCCGCTTGACGCCCGGCGAGAGGGTGAGGTCCGTGCTGGCGCTCTCCACGCGCAGACGCTCGATCTGTAGCGAATCGAGCCATTTGCCGATTTCGGAGAGTTCCTGCTTCACGCGCTTCCATTGGGCGAGCGGGTCCGGTGTGAACAGCAGGCAGGCGCGGGCCAGGCGTTCGGCGTATTCGGAAAGCTCCATGCCGCTGGCCAGCGCCAGGGCGCGGGTGGGGAACAGGCAGACGGTGGAGCCCAGAAGTCCGGCGCGGCGGCGGCGGTCCAGCAGGGCCATGGCCTGCTGTTCGCTTTTGTCGCCCTGGGCGATGCTGCGCGGGTCCACCCCGGCTAGTGCCCCCAAGTCGTCGGGCGCAAGGATGGTGATGACCCCGGCCGTGGCCTTGTGCAGTTCGTCCAGGCCGGGCTGGGCGAAGGTGAGCTGGCCGTAGCTGGAGTTGCCGAAGTGCTGCGCCTGCATGGCGCTTGAGGGCAGGGCCTGGGGCAGGGGGTGCAGGTGCGCGTCCATGAGGGCGGCGTAAATGGCCTCGGCCAGTGGCGCGGCCTCAAGGTCGAAACGCAGGAGCACCAGCTCGCCGTTCCTGAAGGGCACGGCGCGGCTTTGGCGCATGGCCCAGACCAGGACTTCGGCGTAGGCGGCGAGGTGGTCGGGGGAATATAGCGGCACGCAGTCCTTCCTTGGGCTGTCCACCCGTTCACCCCGCGTAGGTCTGAATCTGGTTGCGCCCCATCCGCTTGGCCAGGTACAGCGCCTGGTCGGCCTGGCGCAGCAGCTCCTCGGGGCAGCTCTGGCGCGAGGGGACGGTGCTGGCCACCCCAAGGCTCACGGTGACGATGCCCGTGTCGCTCTGCGCGTGGGGCAGCTCCATGGCCCACACGGCCAGCTGGATGCGTCGGGCGGTCTCCAGGGCTTCCACATCGTCGGCTCCCGGAAGCAACAGGACGAATTCCTCGCCGCCGTAGCGGGCCACCAGTCTGCCTGCGCGCCGTTCGGCCCGTGTCAGGGTCTTGCCCAGCGCCTTGAGGCATTCATCGCCAGCCTGATGGCCGTAGTGGTCATTGTAGTGCTTGAAGTGGTCCACGTCCAGCATGATGACCGACAGCATCGACCCCGTGCGTTGTCCTCGGTTCCATTCCTGCGCCAGCGTGCTGTCGAAGCTGCGGCGGTTGGCGATGCCCGTCAGCCCGTCGGTGTTGCTCAAGCGTTTAAGCTTGGCGTTGGCCTCCGCCAGAGCGCGGGTGCGCTCCTCTATGATGGCCTCAAGCTCAAGGTTTCGCTCCCGCAGGTTCTTCAGGGGATACACCTCCCCGTCCTCCACCAGATGGTAGGGGATGGAGATTGTGCTGTTCACGATTTTCCATTCGCCTTGCTCCTGCCTGAAGAGGAGCAGGAGCCGGGCCGTCTCCTGGGAGAGGATATGGTCCTTGATGGGCAAGTGGATGTGGAAGAAGCCCGTAACCGTGACGATGTCCTCGGCGAGATCCTGCATCGAGATGTCGAGCAGTTCGATGCGCAGCTGCTGCCGCACTTGGGCAAAATCCTGCCGGGTGATGTCCACCCAGGAGGCGCGATCCTTGACCAGAAAATCGCCGCCGCCGGTGAAGCCGTTGAAGCAATCGCTGAACTTCGCCGTCAAGCGGTCATCGCGACCGGCGTACAGGGCGATGTATTCGTCGAAAAGCGAGCGGATGAGTTGATGCCGAGTCGCGTTGGTCAAGCGTGTATCCAGTGGTGTCTGCGCCAGGAGCAGGCCTTGCGGCAGGGCTGCATTATGTACGGTTTCCGTGAGGGCATCAGACGATTACCGACTGATGCCAGGGACTGTCGTGCCGCATGAGAATGAGAGCCCGCCAAACTCGTCGTGTCCAGCCGCAACGCATCGCCTAGCCCAGATCCTCCGCCAGCGCCTTGAAGGTGAGCTTGGCCGAGGCCAGCGCGCCGCCGAAGCCGCCGCCGGGGTTGGCCCAGGCGCTGGAGAGGTACAGCCCCTTTACCGGGGTGCGGTTGCCCAGCCGGGTAAGGAAGGAGTTGCCCACGGTCTGGTCGTAGCCGTAGATGGCGCCTGCCGGGTTGCCTGTGAAACGCCGGTTGGTGAGCGGCGTCGACACCTCGCGCATGGCGATCATCCTGGACAGGCCGGGCGCCATGGTCGACTCCACTGCCTTGACCATCATGTCCGCTATGGCGTCCTTGGCCTGGTTGTATTCATGCTTCTTGTCCGCCTCGTAGTCCTTTTCGAAGCGCTTCCAGGGCTCGTAGCCCGACAGGCACATGATGGCCATGGTGCTCATGCCCTTGGGGGAGAAGCCCGGCACCAGATGGTCGTAGATCATGCAGCCGAGCCCCACCTTGCCCCAGTCGCCGTTCAAGGCGGCCGCATAGCCGATCTCCGGGTCGTCCTGCATGTCGATGGAGAACTCGGCTCTGGGCTGGAGCCTCGTCACATCGCCCTTGAGGCCCAGCCACACGATGACGCTGCCGAGGCTGGGAGAGAAGCCGGACACGCGCTTCAGGTAGTTCGCCGGGAGCGCGCCGCCGGGCAGCATGGCGAAGGTGGTCGGGGCGGAGGCGTTGCTCACCACGGCGCGCGCGGAGAATACCTTGCCAGAGGCCGTGCGCACTCCGGCCGCACGGCCGTTCTCCACCATGACGGCGCTAACCTGCTCGCCCAGGAGCACCTGGCCCCCGCCCGCTTTGACCACGTCGGCCAGGGCATCGCTCAAGGATTGCGAGGTGCCGCGCAGATACTGGCCTCCGTTGGTCAGGTAGTCGGCCATGGGTTCCAGGTAATAGAAGGCCGCGAGCTTTGAAGGCGGCAGACCGTAGTAGCCCCAGGTCATGCCGATGAGGCCCTTGAGGGCGGGGCTGGCCGCGAAGCGGTCGATGACCTGGCCCAGGGTGCTGCCCGCCACGCCCCACAGGGTGGGGTAGGTCTTGGGCAGGGTGCTGTTTGCGGGCACGCCGTCGGTTTCCAGGGCGTCGAGTTCGCGCAGGAACTGCCGCCAGAAAGCCATGAAGCGGCCGATGGCGTCCTTTTCCGCCGGGCAGCGCCGGACAAGCTCGGCCTCGAAGCCGGGCAGGCCCGCGTTCGGCAGGTCGATGACGCCCTGCGAGTCCACGCGGCTCCAGGCCTGTTTGTGGTCCACCAGCTGGAGGCGGTCGAAGACGCCCATGTCGGTGAGCAGCTTTCTGGCCGAGGGGGACTTGGCCACTGTGGAGTGCAGGGACACCTCGCAGGTGAAGGTGTTGCCCGCGTCGTCGTCGCGCTGGAAGCTGGTGGCGTAGCCGCCGGGGATGTCGTGCTGCTCGATGACCAGGGGCTTCAAGCCGTTTCTGGCCATGAGGGCGGCGCAGCCCAGGCCGCCCAGCCCCGCGCCGATGACGACGGCGTCGTACTCGCCTGGTTTGCGGGCCTTGCCCGCGGCCTTTGCCAACGCCTGGGAGGGTGCCCAGCCGATGACGGCCGAACCGGCCAGGAAGGTCATGATCTCCAGGAACTTGCGGCGGGTGATGGACATGGCGCGCCTCCTGGCGGGAGTTGAGGAAGGAGTACGCAGAAGGATTACGTTGAAAGCGCGCCGTTGTCAAAGAACTGCGCCCATGCGCCAGAAATAGCGTGAAAAAGAGTTCCGGACCTCTCCTTGGCAGGTTCACGTCATCCGACCGCGACAACGCGGTGCGGCCCGGTCCGCCTCTTTGGGAACGCAGGGCGTGGAATCTGTGCAAGGCTCAAACGAGAAGCAGCGGAGAGGTGACGGCGGCGGGGAGACACCCTGGCAAATACGCCTCCTGCTGGGCGCGGACAGGCCTCAGGCGCACCCGCCGCAAGAAGGCGCGGACCGGTGCTTGGTGCATCGTGTCCAGGTTCGCGTATTACGCCGCGCAGTGGATGCGCAGCATGGCTTCCGCGCCGATTTGGAAGTCATAGGGCACGGGGACCACCTCGGCCTCATGGCCACGCAGACGCAGGGCGTCCAACACGGCTGGCGCGTGCGGACTTGGGCTTCCGTCCAGTTTTGTCAGCGGAAAGACGCGCACCTCGCGCGCAACGCGGCACAGCTCCAGCATGGCGCGCACGTGGAAATCCGTGTCCAGGTGGTCGGAATAGAGGAAAAGGAAATGCGAGCCCAGCGCCAGGCTGAAGCGGCCGTCCGGCCAGGGCAGGGCGGGCAGGGCGGCATCGACGTAGCGCCCGTGGGCTTTGCCTGTGTCGTAGTCCTGAAGGAAACGCGCCATGGCGGACAGGCGCGCCCGTCCCACGTCCTCCGGCGTGGCGAACTCGTTCCAGCGGTAGGCGGAGGCGTTCTTGCGCAGTTCATCCAGCACGACATCCGCAGTCTCGTCGATGCGACGGGCGATATCGTCTTTGGCGTAGCGATAAAGGGGGTCGCAGGAGGTGACCCGGTGGCCTTTGGCTGTGGCCTCGGCGTTGAAGCTGGCCGGGCCGTCGCCGCAGCCGAGGATGTCTCCGGCCATGTCGGACGGGGCAAGAGCGAACATGCGGGCATATTCCGCGTACGTGCGGCCCCAGGGAACCACCTGGCCGAGCGAAAACCCCATCAAGCCTCCCGCGCCTTGTCGCGCGGGCGGGCACGACCTTCTCAAGCCATGCCCGCCCGGGCTGCGCCTTTATTGAATCTTCCGGCCACCTTCGGCGGTTTCCGTCACCTCGGCGTCGAACTCCACCCCGCCGTCCTCGTCCTTGCGGCCGAAGGCCAGCTTGCCGTCCAGCAGGTCCACCACCACCTCGTCGCCCTCGCCCACGCGGCCGGAGATGATCTCCCGCGCCAGGCGCGTCTCCAGGTGGGTCTGCAGGTAACGGCGAAGGGGCCGCGCGCCGAACACGGGGTCGTAGGCCGCTGCGGCGATGAAGCGCTTGGCCTCGTCGGTGATGGACAGGCCCATCTTGCGTTCCTCCAGGCGCGCGCGCAAAGAGCCCGCCAAGAGCTCGATGATGGCCATGAGCTGTTCCTGGGCCAGGGGCTTGAAGAGCACGGTCTCGTCCACGCGGTTCAGGAACTCGGGCCTGAAGTGGCCGCGCAGGCTTTCCAGCACCTGCTCCTCCACGCCGGGGGCGAAGGCGCCGTCGGGTTGGATGCCCGCCAGCATGGCCTGCGAGCCGATGTTCGAGGTCATGATGAGGATGGTGTTCTTGAAGTCCACGGTGCGGCCGTGGCTGTCGGTCAGCCTGCCGTCGTCCAGAATCTGCAACAGCGCGTTGAACACGTCCGGATGCGCCTTCTCCACCTCGTCGAAGAGCACCACGGCGTAGGGCTTGCGGCGTACGGCCTCGGTGAGCTGGCCGCCCTCGTCGTAGCCCACGTAGCCCGGAGGCGCGCCGATGAGTCGCGCCACGGAGTGCTTCTCCATATACTCGCTCATGTCCAGGCGCACCATGTTCTCCTCGGTGTCGAAGAGCGCCTCGGCCAGGGTCTTGCACAGCTCGGTCTTGCCCACGCCTGTGGGCCCCAGGAACAGGAAGCTGCCGATGGGGCGTTTCGGATCCTTGAGGCCGGCCCGGGCCCGCAGCACGGCGTCGGCAACGGCCTGCACGGCCTGGTCCTGGCCCACCACGCGTTGGTGCAGCAGCTCCGGCAGGCGCAAGAGCTTCTCGCGCTCGCCCTCCAGCAGGCGGGTGACGGGAATGCCCGTCCAGCGGGAGATGATGGCCGCAATGTCGTCCGGCCCCACCTCCTCCTTCACCAGCCGCGGGCCTTCGTCCACGGTGTCGCCGCTCTCGGAGAGCTGGCGCTCCAGGGCGTTCAGCCTGCCGTAGCGCAGCTCGGCCGCGCGGTTGTAGTCCAGGGCCCGCTCGGCCTCCTCGATTTCGAGCCGGGTCTGCTCGATGTCGGCCTTGACGCGGCGCACGGCCTCGATGGCGCTCTTCTCGCGTTCCCACTGGGCCATGAATCCGGCCTGTTTTTCCTTCAGCTCCGCCAGTTCCTCTTCGAGCTTCTCCAGGCGCTCGCGGCTGGCTGCATCGGTTTCGCGCTTCAGGGCCTCGCGTTCGATCTCCAACTGGAGCACGCGGCGGTTGGTCTCGTCCAACTCCGTGGGCAGGCTGTCGATGTCCGTGCGGATCATGGCCGCGGCCTCGTCGATGAGGTCGATGGCCTTGTCCGGCAATTGCCTGTCGCTGATGTACCGGCTGGACAGGGTGGCAGCCTCCACGATGGCGGAGTCGCTGATGCGCACGCCATGATGGACCTCGAAGCGCTCCTTCAGGCCGCGCAGGATGGAGATGGTGTCCTCAAGGGAGGGCTCGTCCACCATGACGGGCTGGAAGCGGCGCTCCAGAGCCGGATCCTTCTCGATGTACTTGCGGTACTCGTCGGTGGTGGTGGCGCCGATGCAGTGCAACTCGCCGCGCGCCAGAAGGGGCTTCAGCAGGTTGCCCGCGTCCATGGCGCCCTCGGCCTTGCCCGCGCCCACAATGGTGTGCAGCTCGTCGATGAAGAGCACGATGCGGCCCTCGGATTTCTGCACGTCCTTCAAGACGGCCTTGAGGCGCTCCTCGAACTCGCCGCGGTATTTCGCCCCCGCGATGAGCGCGCCCATGTCGAGTGCGAAGATGGTCTTTTCCTTCAGGCCTTCGGGCACATCCTGCTTCACGATGCGCTGGGCCAGGCCCTCGGCGATGGCCGTCTTGCCCACGCCCGCCTCGCCGATGAGCACGGGGTTGTTCTTGGTGCGGCGCGAGAGGATGCGGATCACTCGGCGTATTTCCTGGTCGCGGCCGATGACCGGGTCGAGCTTGCCGCTTCTGGCCTCCTCCACCAGGTCGCGCCCGTACTTTTTCAGGGAATCGTAGGTGGCCTCTGGGTTGTCGGAGGTGACGCGCTGGTTGCCGCGCACCTCGGTGAGGGCGGCGAGGAACTTGTCGCGCGTGAGGCCGAACTGGCGGTTCACCCGGCCGGGGGCGGAGGAGGGCGGCTCGTCCAGCAGGGCCAGGAACAGGTGCTCCACGCTCACGAATTCGTCCTGCATCCGCTTGGCGGTTTCCTCCGCGCGCACAAGAACCGCCCCCGCCGCCTGGGTGATGTGCACCTGGCCGGGCTGCGCGCCCGGTCCGGACACGGACGGCAGGCGGGAGAGCTCGGCCTCGGCCGCCTGGGCGTATGCCTTGGCGTCCAGGCCGCACTTGGTCAGGATCTGCGGGGTCAGGCCGCCGTCCTGCATCGCCAGCGCGCAGAGCAGATGCGCGGTGTCCACTTGCTGGTGGCCTCTGGCTATGGCGAGGTTCTGGGCCTCGGCAAGGGCGGCCTGGGATTTTTGCGTCAGTTTGTTGGGATCCATTGCATGACCTCCCATTGTTCGCGGGGCGCTTGGACCCGCTGTTTAGAGCAACCTCTTGAGTTCGTTGAGCTCCTGCTCCATGCGCTCCACGCGCTCCAGCAGGTCCACGATGATGCTTCCCGCGGCGTGGGGAATCTCCAGGTCGCGGCATAGACGCATGAGCTTCTGGATGCGGTACACGTCGTGCGGGCGGAAGAGGTATTGATTCGCTCCCGTGCACACGGGGTCGAGCCAGCCCATTTCCATGAGCTCGGCCACGGTGCCGGGCTCCACGCAGGCCAGCTCCACGAAGCGGCTCCAGGCGATGAGCTCCGAGCGGCTGGGCGGCTGGCCGGGGGTGTTGATCTTGAGCTCGGTCATGGCGTCACTCCTTCAGGAATTCAATCGCGCCCGGTCATCCGCGCGGGGAAAAGTCCGAAACCTTGGCCAGCTGCTCCCAGAGCCGCTTCGCCTCGTCGCTTACGCTCTTGGGGCTTTGGATCATGACGCGCACGAGCTGGTCGCCGCGTTTGCCAGCGGCGCCCAGGCCCTTGCCGCGCACCCGCAGCCGCGCCCCGGAGCCCACGCCCGGCGGAATCTTCATTTCCACCGCGCCGTCCAGGGTGGGCACGCGCACCGTGGTTCCCAGCGCCGCCTCCCAGGGGGCCAGCGGCAGGTCGTAGACGATGTTGTCGTCCTTGACCTTGAAGTGCGGGTGTTCGCGCAGCCTGATGCGCAGGTACAGGTCGCCGGGCTCGCCGCCGGGCCCTCCGGGGCTGCCTTGTCCGGCCAGGCGGATCTTTTGCCCGTCCTTGACGCCGGGCGGGATGTTGACCTTCAGGGTGCGCGTCTGCATGACGGGATAGCCGTCCGCGCCGGGCACGTGCTCCTGCAGGTTCACGGACTGCGGTCCGCCCGCATAGGCTTGCTCCAGGCCGATTTCGTAGGAGACTTCCACGTCCTGGCCCCTGCGCGGCCGTTGCTGAAAACCGCCTCCGAAGCCGGAGAAGCCGCCCCGCGCCCCGCCTCCGCCGCCGAAAAGCGTCTCGAAGAAGTCGCTGAAATCTCCGGGACCGCCAGCCCCGCCCCCGGAGTACCGGAAGCGCGTGTTTTCGAAGCCCGGAGGCGGCTGGAAGTTCTGCCCCTGCTGCCAGTTCGGGCCAAGCTGGTCGTAGAGTTTGCGTTTTTCCGGGTCTTTGAGCACCTCATAGGCCTCTCCCGCCTCCTTGAACTTGGCCTCGGCCGTTTTGTCGCCAGGGTTCAAGTCCGGATGGTGTTTGCGGGCCAGTTTCTTGAAGGCCTTGGATATTTCTTCCTGGCTGGCCTTCCGGTCCACGCCGAGGATCTTGTAGTAGTCCTTGTATTCCACGCTCATGGGCACGCAACTCCTTGGCGGCGGTTGCCGCGGTCTCGCTCCATCGTGGAAAATAGTGTGTGGTTGCGCCCTGTCAAGGGAGTTTTCCACAGGCGTGTCGTCTTGGGCCGAACCGGGCTATTCGGAGAAGGTGAAGCCCTTGCCGAAGCCCTTGTATTCGCAATGGTAGCAGCGTTCGGGCTTCATGAACAGGCGCACCAGGAGCATTCCGGCCATGAAGCCGCCCACGTGCGCCCACCAGGCGATGCCTCCGGCCTCGAGGGCCAGGTGGTCCACCAGGCCGGAGACCACCTGGGAAGCGAACCAGACGCCCAGGAACAGCCAGGCGGGAAGGTCCACGATGTAGGGGATGATGATGATGGGGATGAGGGTGACCACCTTGCCGCGCGGGTACAGGGTGACGTAACCGCCCATGACCCCGGCCACGGCTCCGCTGGCCCCGATGATGGGGGCGTGCCCCGCGAGGTTGAAGAGCATGTGCAGGGCCAGCGCGGCCAGGCCGCAGAGGAGGTAGAAGGCCAGGAAGCGCACCGGACCCATGACATCCTCGATGTTGTCGGCGAAGATCCAGAGCATCCACATGTTCAGGACAAGGTGCCACCAGCCCGAGTGCAGGAACATGTACGTGAAGAAGGGCAGGGCGCCCATGGCTGGGAATCCGGCGAAGGCGGCCCAGTCGGGGAAGGCGTAGCGCGCGGGCACCACGCCGAAGAGCCGGTAGAGGGCCTCGCGCAGGTAGGGATCCTGGCTGCTCACCAGCACATGCGCCAGCACGTTGGCCGCAATGACGAGCACAACGGCCACGGGTTTGTGCACGCGCGGAATGTCGTCGCGCAGGGGGATCATCCGTCCGCCTCGTCCCACCAGTCTTCGTCGTCCGCCTGCGTGGCGGGCAGGCCGGGGCAGGGCACGTCCGCGCCTTTCTCGGCCGTTTGGTCCAGCAGGGCGGCCATGCGCGCGGCAAAGGCCGCTTCGCGCTCCCCGCGCAGGGCGGCCAGGCGTTTGAGCAGCGGTCCCGCCTGGGCCTCAAGGGCGG is part of the Humidesulfovibrio mexicanus genome and harbors:
- a CDS encoding aminopeptidase, translating into MPLYSPDHLAAYAEVLVWAMRQSRAVPFRNGELVLLRFDLEAAPLAEAIYAALMDAHLHPLPQALPSSAMQAQHFGNSSYGQLTFAQPGLDELHKATAGVITILAPDDLGALAGVDPRSIAQGDKSEQQAMALLDRRRRAGLLGSTVCLFPTRALALASGMELSEYAERLARACLLFTPDPLAQWKRVKQELSEIGKWLDSLQIERLRVESASTDLTLSPGVKRRFVGFTGRNVPGFELYLAPDWRTVEGVYCADQPSIRWGRLVSGVRLEFHGGVAVSVQAERGETFLSGRLASDGGARRVGEFSLTDRRISRVERFMAHTLLDENLGGEHGNCHIALGGASAASFSGPPQELSAERQEELGFNASALHWDLVNTEQKRVTAKLSGGGTRAIYEDGHFLL
- a CDS encoding GGDEF domain-containing protein; its protein translation is MTNATRHQLIRSLFDEYIALYAGRDDRLTAKFSDCFNGFTGGGDFLVKDRASWVDITRQDFAQVRQQLRIELLDISMQDLAEDIVTVTGFFHIHLPIKDHILSQETARLLLLFRQEQGEWKIVNSTISIPYHLVEDGEVYPLKNLRERNLELEAIIEERTRALAEANAKLKRLSNTDGLTGIANRRSFDSTLAQEWNRGQRTGSMLSVIMLDVDHFKHYNDHYGHQAGDECLKALGKTLTRAERRAGRLVARYGGEEFVLLLPGADDVEALETARRIQLAVWAMELPHAQSDTGIVTVSLGVASTVPSRQSCPEELLRQADQALYLAKRMGRNQIQTYAG
- a CDS encoding phytoene desaturase family protein, which translates into the protein MSITRRKFLEIMTFLAGSAVIGWAPSQALAKAAGKARKPGEYDAVVIGAGLGGLGCAALMARNGLKPLVIEQHDIPGGYATSFQRDDDAGNTFTCEVSLHSTVAKSPSARKLLTDMGVFDRLQLVDHKQAWSRVDSQGVIDLPNAGLPGFEAELVRRCPAEKDAIGRFMAFWRQFLRELDALETDGVPANSTLPKTYPTLWGVAGSTLGQVIDRFAASPALKGLIGMTWGYYGLPPSKLAAFYYLEPMADYLTNGGQYLRGTSQSLSDALADVVKAGGGQVLLGEQVSAVMVENGRAAGVRTASGKVFSARAVVSNASAPTTFAMLPGGALPANYLKRVSGFSPSLGSVIVWLGLKGDVTRLQPRAEFSIDMQDDPEIGYAAALNGDWGKVGLGCMIYDHLVPGFSPKGMSTMAIMCLSGYEPWKRFEKDYEADKKHEYNQAKDAIADMMVKAVESTMAPGLSRMIAMREVSTPLTNRRFTGNPAGAIYGYDQTVGNSFLTRLGNRTPVKGLYLSSAWANPGGGFGGALASAKLTFKALAEDLG
- a CDS encoding SAM-dependent methyltransferase, which translates into the protein MGFSLGQVVPWGRTYAEYARMFALAPSDMAGDILGCGDGPASFNAEATAKGHRVTSCDPLYRYAKDDIARRIDETADVVLDELRKNASAYRWNEFATPEDVGRARLSAMARFLQDYDTGKAHGRYVDAALPALPWPDGRFSLALGSHFLFLYSDHLDTDFHVRAMLELCRVAREVRVFPLTKLDGSPSPHAPAVLDALRLRGHEAEVVPVPYDFQIGAEAMLRIHCAA
- the clpB gene encoding ATP-dependent chaperone ClpB — protein: MDPNKLTQKSQAALAEAQNLAIARGHQQVDTAHLLCALAMQDGGLTPQILTKCGLDAKAYAQAAEAELSRLPSVSGPGAQPGQVHITQAAGAVLVRAEETAKRMQDEFVSVEHLFLALLDEPPSSAPGRVNRQFGLTRDKFLAALTEVRGNQRVTSDNPEATYDSLKKYGRDLVEEARSGKLDPVIGRDQEIRRVIRILSRRTKNNPVLIGEAGVGKTAIAEGLAQRIVKQDVPEGLKEKTIFALDMGALIAGAKYRGEFEERLKAVLKDVQKSEGRIVLFIDELHTIVGAGKAEGAMDAGNLLKPLLARGELHCIGATTTDEYRKYIEKDPALERRFQPVMVDEPSLEDTISILRGLKERFEVHHGVRISDSAIVEAATLSSRYISDRQLPDKAIDLIDEAAAMIRTDIDSLPTELDETNRRVLQLEIEREALKRETDAASRERLEKLEEELAELKEKQAGFMAQWEREKSAIEAVRRVKADIEQTRLEIEEAERALDYNRAAELRYGRLNALERQLSESGDTVDEGPRLVKEEVGPDDIAAIISRWTGIPVTRLLEGEREKLLRLPELLHQRVVGQDQAVQAVADAVLRARAGLKDPKRPIGSFLFLGPTGVGKTELCKTLAEALFDTEENMVRLDMSEYMEKHSVARLIGAPPGYVGYDEGGQLTEAVRRKPYAVVLFDEVEKAHPDVFNALLQILDDGRLTDSHGRTVDFKNTILIMTSNIGSQAMLAGIQPDGAFAPGVEEQVLESLRGHFRPEFLNRVDETVLFKPLAQEQLMAIIELLAGSLRARLEERKMGLSITDEAKRFIAAAAYDPVFGARPLRRYLQTHLETRLAREIISGRVGEGDEVVVDLLDGKLAFGRKDEDGGVEFDAEVTETAEGGRKIQ
- a CDS encoding chaperone modulator CbpM, with protein sequence MTELKINTPGQPPSRSELIAWSRFVELACVEPGTVAELMEMGWLDPVCTGANQYLFRPHDVYRIQKLMRLCRDLEIPHAAGSIIVDLLERVERMEQELNELKRLL
- a CDS encoding DnaJ C-terminal domain-containing protein, with product MSVEYKDYYKILGVDRKASQEEISKAFKKLARKHHPDLNPGDKTAEAKFKEAGEAYEVLKDPEKRKLYDQLGPNWQQGQNFQPPPGFENTRFRYSGGGAGGPGDFSDFFETLFGGGGGARGGFSGFGGGFQQRPRRGQDVEVSYEIGLEQAYAGGPQSVNLQEHVPGADGYPVMQTRTLKVNIPPGVKDGQKIRLAGQGSPGGPGGEPGDLYLRIRLREHPHFKVKDDNIVYDLPLAPWEAALGTTVRVPTLDGAVEMKIPPGVGSGARLRVRGKGLGAAGKRGDQLVRVMIQSPKSVSDEAKRLWEQLAKVSDFSPRG
- a CDS encoding rhomboid family intramembrane serine protease gives rise to the protein MIPLRDDIPRVHKPVAVVLVIAANVLAHVLVSSQDPYLREALYRLFGVVPARYAFPDWAAFAGFPAMGALPFFTYMFLHSGWWHLVLNMWMLWIFADNIEDVMGPVRFLAFYLLCGLAALALHMLFNLAGHAPIIGASGAVAGVMGGYVTLYPRGKVVTLIPIIIIPYIVDLPAWLFLGVWFASQVVSGLVDHLALEAGGIAWWAHVGGFMAGMLLVRLFMKPERCYHCEYKGFGKGFTFSE